The following coding sequences are from one Musa acuminata AAA Group cultivar baxijiao chromosome BXJ2-4, Cavendish_Baxijiao_AAA, whole genome shotgun sequence window:
- the LOC135609885 gene encoding uncharacterized protein LOC135609885 codes for MASQAIVKGRKYVLKHLSLPVRSCSSFSSLGHGRYASDTDTRVPTWISEQSCSEVESSGQKKHVAVTTKEDLIFFSAQGSFRRPSSIIYNSGFGYGRQEFVLPFAVRGLAQSVATASTDTAGRPEKHNEEEPRKDQGQKEFKEASPEECDQAVEGLSTAKAKAKAKQMQDSQKSAQSFIHKFWANLLGIGPALRAVASMSRADWAIKLRHWKDEFVSTMQHYWLGLKLLWADMRISSRLLLKLAAGKSLTRRERQQLTRTTADIFRLVPFAVFIIVPFMEFLLPVFLKLFPNMLPSTFQDKMKEQEALKRKLKARIEYAKFLQDTVKEMAKEVQTSHSGEIRQTAEDLDEFLNKVRTGAPVSNVEILSFAKLFNDELTLDNISRPRLINMCKYMGIPPFGTDNYLRFMLRRKLQEIKEDDKLIQAEGVESLSEEELRQACRERGHLGLLSKEEMQQQLRDWLDLSLNRAVPSSLLILSRAFTVSGKVKPEEAVVATLSSLPDEVVDTVGTGLPSEDSVSERRRKLEFLEMQEELIKEEEKKLVKEEKAKVKESEVIEEDLALKEMTGPTAREAQELASGKTLEKQEQLCKISRALAVLASASSVSRERQEFLSLVNKEIELYNTMLEKEGTDGEEEAKKAYRAAREKSDQAAEVAAADKVSSALVDRVDAMLQELEKEIDDVDAKIGDRWKILDRDHDGKVTPEEVAAAAMYLKDTIGKEGVQELISNLSRDKDGKILVQDIVKLASETEDADGSEAARL; via the exons ATGGCGTCTCAGGCAATTGTCAAAGGAAGGAAGTACGTCCTGAAACACCTAAGCTTACCTGTGCGTTCTTGTTCCAGTTTCTCGAGTTTGGGGCACGGAAGATATGCATCTGATACAGACACGAGGGTTCCAACTTGGATCTCTGAGCAGAGCTGCAGTGAAGTTGAGAGTAGTGGGCAGAAAAAGCATGTGGCGGTAACCACCAAAGAGGACTTAATCTTCTTCAGTGCTCAGGGTTCTTTTCGGCGTCCATCCAGTATAATTTACAATTCAGGATTTGGATATGGAAGGCAAGAGTTTGTTCTTCCATTTGCAGTCAGAGGTTTGGCACAGTCTGTTGCCACCGCGTCTACAGATACAGCTGGTCGACCTGAGAAGCATAATGAGGAAGAGCCTCGCAAAGATCAGGGCCAAAAAGAGTTTAAAGAGGCATCTCCTGAGGAATGCGATCAGGCTGTGGAAGGTTTAAGCACtgcaaaagcaaaagcaaaagccAAACAGATGCAAGATTCTCAAAAATCTGCTCAGTCATTCATACACAAGTTTTGGGCAAATCTTCTGGGTATTGGTCCTGCTCTGAGAGCCGTGGCTTCAATGAGCAG AGCGGATTGGGCTATTAAATTACGCCACTGGAAGGATGAATTTGTATCTACCATGCAGCATTATTGGTTAGGCTTGAAATTGTTATGGGCTGATATGAGGATCTCTTCAAGATTGTTGTTGAAGTTGGCTGCTGGAAAGAGTCTCACAAGAAGAGAAAGACAGCAGCTGACACGTACCACAGCCGATATTTTCAGGCTGGTTCCCTTTGCAGTTTTCATCATTGTTCCATTTATGGAGTTCTTGTTGCCAGTGTTCCTGAAGCTGTTTCCAAACATGTTGCCATCTACGTTCCAGGACAAGATGAAAGAACAG GAGGCACTGAAAAGGAAACTCAAAGCAAGAATAGAGTATGCAAAGTTTCTGCAGGACACAGTTAAAGAGATGGCAAAAGAAGTCCAAACATCACATAGTGGAGAAATTAGACAGACTGCAGAGGACTTGGATGAATTTTTGAATAAG GTCAGGACTGGTGCTCCTGTATCCAATGTTGAAATCTTGAGCTTTGCGAAATTGTTTAATGATGAGCTGACATTGGACAATATAAGCAG ACCGAGGCTGATCAATATGTGCAAGTATATGGGAATTCCACCATTTGGAACTGATAATTACTTGCGATTTATGCTTCGAAGGAAATTGCAGGA GATTAAGGAAGATGACAAGCTGATCCAAGCAGAGGGTGTGGAATCTCTTTCTGAAGAGGAACTACGGCAAGCTTGTCGGGAACGGGGTCATCTTGGGTTGCTTTCGAAGGAGGAGATGCAACAACAG CTTCGTGACTGGCTGGATCTGTCCCTTAATCGTGCTGTTCCATCTTCATTGTTGATACTCTCGAG AGCCTTCACTGTATCTGGAAAGGTGAAACCTGAAGAAGCTGTTGTAGCAACATTATCATCTCTACCAGATGAGGTGGTTGACACAGTTGGTACTGGTTTGCCATCTGAAGATTCTGTTTCTGAGAGAAGAAGAAAATTGGAGTTCCTCGAAATGCAGGAAGAACTTATCAAG GAGGAAGAGAAAAAGCTAGTGAAAGAGGAGAAAGCTAAGGTGAAGGAATCTGAGGTCATCGAGGAGGATCTAGCATTGAAGGAGATGACTGGTCCTACAGCCAGGGAAGCACAGGAGTTAGCAAGTGGAAAAACACTTGAAAAACAGGAGCAACTCTGTAAAATCAGTCGGGCGCTGGCTGTGCTAGCTTCAGCTTCT TCAGTGAGTAGGGAACGTCAAGAATTCCTGAGCCTTGTTAATAAAGAG ATTGAACTTTATAATACCATGCTGGAGAAGGAAGGTACTGATGGTGAAGAAGAGGCAAAGAAAGCATATAGAGCCGCTAGGGAGAAGAGTGATCAAGCAGCTGAAGTAGCTGCTGCAGACAAGGTCTCATCAGCACTAGTAGATAGG GTTGATGCCATGTTACAAGAACTTGAAAAGGAGATCGATGATGTAGATGCTAAAATTGGTGATCGTTGGAAAATACTAGACAG AGACCATGATGGCAAAGTGACTCCAGAAGAGGTAGCAGCCGCTGCCATGTATCTGAAAGACACCATTGGAAAGGAGGGTGTCCAAGAACTCATCAGCAATCTCTCCAGGGATAAAG ATGGGAAGATTCTTGTTCAAGACATTGTCAAGCTAGCATCCGAAACCGAAGATGCTGATGGTAGTGAAGCGGCACGCTTATAG
- the LOC135608988 gene encoding agamous-like MADS-box protein AGL61, translating to MEPALAMASAVKSKRTSRGRQKIRIKKIENPERRAVTFSKRRKGLFVMAAELCAHTGAHAAVIVFSPSGRPYAYSYPSVDEVLRRFLVGQFRDRAGLGGMQELVQMRALLLGEGDERAAEPHRGAVLEELQRGVEELEKLRRLVLAKADVVG from the coding sequence ATGGAACCTGCGTTAGCAATGGCATCGGCGGTGAAAAGTAAGCGCACGAGTCGAGGCCGGCAAAAAATCCGCATTAAGAAGATCGAGAACCCCGAGCGTCGCGCCGTGACCTTCAGCAAGCGCCGTAAGGGCCTCTTCGTCATGGCCGCGGAGCTCTGCGCCCACACCGGCGCCCACGCCGCCGTCATCGTCTTCTCCCCTTCCGGCCGACCCTACGCCTACTCCTATCCCTCCGTCGACGAGGTCCTTCGCCGCTTCCTCGTCGGCCAGTTCCGGGACCGTGCAGGTCTGGGCGGGATGCAGGAGTTGGTGCAGATGCGTGCGCTCCTGCTCGGGGAGGGCGATGAGCGCGCCGCGGAGCCCCACCGCGGGGCGGTGCTGGAGGAGCTGCAGCGCGGGGTGGAGGAGTTGGAGAAGCTGCGGAGGCTCGTGCTGGCGAAGGCCGACGTGGTTGGATGA
- the LOC103981232 gene encoding uncharacterized protein LOC103981232, translating to MGCLSSRPKDAAGNRRRPGNVGEVAVFVPGLRVPKDVDFFQSLGDRLPRSLVERLSALRTRIVVMAAQEAPTVTKPRRKTATQHGGSSLADLLQALEDYLPVLLGLVKDGSQLTDKVQFVWANQEDNEEETKMANAWYEVLSVLHLMAMLCLSEANSLLLPKIFSDGRQLNVSEESRRNSIDILLKAAGYLDCAIQHVFPRLPPDLRKDLPVDLAEGVLQSLRMQAMGQSIDLQLRMAMGSPRATLAVKRRLACEMVKCWHEAENNITQYPLTEGWGGKHQLFIKWKHVEAKAAAYYFHGLILDEGNTEKSHRMAVNALQVAEEFLQESKRASEAFNMMPPTSRNPPPSGSMKYLHEKIPKDVSSKVRMNQDLYSQDRILERAPTLPDFAVALKPDDYQLTALDPSWN from the exons ATGGGATGCCTGTCTTCGAGACCAAAAGATGCAGCTGGAAACAGGAGAAGGCCAGGGAACGTTGGAGAGGTGGCAGTGTTTGTGCCAGGCCTGCGAGTCCCTAAGGATGTGGACTTCTTTCAGTCACTGGGTGACAGATTGCCGAGGAGTTTAGTCGAACGCCTCTCAGCCCTGAGAACCAGAATAGTAGTCATGGCTGCTCAAGAGGCACCAACTGTGACGAAGCCTAGGAGGAAAACAGCCACGCAACATG GAGGTTCGAGTTTGGCTGATCTGCTGCAGGCTCTGGAAGACTACTTACCTGTCCTACTGGGATTGGTAAAAGATG GAAGTCAACTAACAGATAAAGTGCAGTTTGTATGGGCTAACCAGGAGGATAATGAAGAG GAAACGAAAATGGCAAATGCTTGGTATGAGGTGCTTTCAGTTCTGCACTTGATGGCCATGCTGTGTCTCTCTGAGGCCAACTCATTGCTTCTTCCAAAAATTTTTAGTGATGGACGTCAGCTAAACGTATCGGAAG AGAGCAGGAGGAACTCTATTGATATATTATTGAAGGCAGCAGGTTATCTCGATTGTGCTATTCAGCATGTTTTTCCTAGACTTCCTCCTGATCTTAG GAAAGATCTTCCTGTTGACCTTGCTGAAGGAGTACTCCAATCTCTTCGCATGCAAGCAATGGGTCAG AGTATCGATCTTCAACTAAGGATGGCAATGGGGAGTCCCAGGGCAACACTTGCTGTAAAAAGGAGATTAGCGTGTGAGATGGTCAAGTGCTGGCATGAG GCTGAGAATAACATTACACAGTATCCGTTAACTGAAGGTTGGGGAGGAAAGCATCAACTCTTTATTAAGTGGAAACATGTTGAAGCGAAG GCTGCTGCTTATTATTTCCACGGGTTAATCCTTGACGAGGGAAACACAGAGAAATCCCATCGGATGGCTGTCAATGCTCTGCAAGTAGCAGAAGAGTTCCTTCAAGAAAGTAAGAGAGCGTCTGAGGCGTTCAATATGATGCCTCCTACTTCAAG GAATCCTCCTCCCTCGGGTTCTATGAAGTATTTGCACGAAAAAATCCCCAAAGATGTGTCCAGCAAGGTTcggatgaatcaagatctctataGCCAAGACAG GATCCTTGAGAGGGCACCAACATTGCCAGATTTTGCAGTGGCTCTGAAACCAGATGACTATCAACTTACTGCATTGGATCCTTCGTGGAACTAA